Genomic window (Pirellulaceae bacterium):
GGCCTCCTTCTTCAGCGGTTGCCGAGGTAGGTTGTTGCAGAGCACTCTTGGGATTCGGCGGTCGCCGCACGATTGTCATTGCGAGATCAGGCAACTTCTCCTCACCAGCGACACGATCCAACGAAACCCATCGGAACGAGTCTTGCGTCACGGGAGTAAGAATGTGAGTTGCCGTGGCAAGTTTTCCATCCGCGGTAACTCCCTTTGATTTCACTAACCAGCCGTCGTCAACTTGGGTCCACAGCCCTTCCATTCGACCACCAGCGGAATCAAACACCCAAGAATGGATGCGTCGTGTCAACGGATCCCAACCAATTCGCTGCTGCCCCTTCATTGCCTTCGATCCGTCAATCAAGACGTGGTAGTCTCGAATCAGATAGCGGCCACCCTCATCCCAGTAGACTTTGGTTTCGATCATCGCGTCCTGACTTTCGTCAACCCACTCCCCCACCATCCAAGAAAGGCTTCGCAATTTCCCCTCTGCATTGGAGAATTCATCATTGAAGTCCCGAACCCGAGCCACC
Coding sequences:
- a CDS encoding SgcJ/EcaC family oxidoreductase — protein: MIRAFLIAQTLVMAAMGYSPLAAQETSPVKPILRGAETDWAAIAASAERFAEAFNAADATAVAETFTPHGEYVDVDRNLFQGRDAIQAEFAAFFAGNPKATIEIDVQALRFLAPNLAVEEGVTFTELEGTEHTARTRYTAVHVKQDNQWRVARVRDFNDEFSNAEGKLRSLSWMVGEWVDESQDAMIETKVYWDEGGRYLIRDYHVLIDGSKAMKGQQRIGWDPLTRRIHSWVFDSAGGRMEGLWTQVDDGWLVKSKGVTADGKLATATHILTPVTQDSFRWVSLDRVAGEEKLPDLAMTIVRRPPNPKSALQQPTSATAEEGGQQ